AGCAGTCAACGATAGACAGCCCAGGGTCTGTCTGCCTAGGGTGGTGTTCAGCTTACAAAACTGGACCCTTTCTCTCCCACCAACTCCTGTTTTGACCTaaacctcctcctccttccatgCTTGATGTCTTTTTTAGGGCACCTCTGATGCTTACCTCAAATATAGGGAGTCTCTAACTCCTCTCTGCCCTTCACTGCCAAGCCAGATCCACCCCAAGTTCTGCTGGCTCTCATCCTCAATGCTGTGAGGAGGTATCCATCGTTCCCATCTCTGGCTTCAACTTTAGTGGAGCCTCCTCACTTGATTGCATTGTTGCTGGTCTCCGTGACCTGAAGGCTCACCTTTCCAGGCCATCCTTTGGCTACAGAATGAGCCTTCTGCAACACTGGCCAGGGCTCCCCACTCTGCTCTCGGACTTTGATGAGCAATGCCGTCCAGTTTTCTCATGCGCCAGCCTCATTTTTCCTCCCAGGGCTCCCCCAGCCAGTGCCTGTCTCCCCACAGCCAAGTTTTGCCTGTGCAGTGCCTTCATCCTGGAGCTCAGCTTCTCCACCAACAGACCATCGACCTCCAGTCCCTTTTCTGCGAAGAAGCCTTCCCAGGTCTCGGCAGACCACAGGACTCTCCCTTGGCATCAGTGTCTGTGGAACTTACTAACATACCTTTCGGGGGAGATCCCACATGGAAGATGTCATTTCTTATCTGATCACCGGCATGTCTTTTCTCCCCTTGGCAAGAGAAGGACCTATTTTAATCACATTTGCAACCTGGCTGTGGCCCTACCCAGATAAGAAACTATACAATACTTTCCTCAGTTCATTTTGTTATTCCTGTTCAGGTAACCAAACTCAGGAATTAACAATtctctgaggattttttttttttaaacattgaaccTTTTGTAGTGAGGAGAGAGCTTGCTAGTGAATTGCTGTATGTGGGGGGGAGGTGAGAAGATTGCTGTTTCATCAGCATGTTTTGCTTTGGCTTTCTAAAATTGATGGGCTTGAAATACCTAATATACTTAGAGCTGATGCCAAATTGATGGATGAATCTTAAACCCTTGTTGACAGTAATTTTCTCTTGAAAAGAACTACTCCCCCACAGTTTGCATGTATAAACTGAGTCAGATCACAAGCCAACAGAGATTTCCTGTTCTCCTGTGGATCGTGTATAAACGGAGCTTACTCGCTCTGGAGCCTCTCCCTGGAAGACTGGACAGCTTTTGCAGAAGCGGCTGGCGATGTACTTTCGGAAGAACCGTAAGAGATAGTTTCGGAATTTCTCCCCCACGAAGGCATAGATGATGGGGTTGATGCAGCAGTGCGTCATCCCCAGGGTCTCTGTCACCTGCATGGCTTGGTCCAGCCTGTTGGAACCACTGCAGTTATTCAAGCCAAAGAATTCCTGGAAGGTGCTCAGGAGAAGGACGATGTTGTAGGGAGCCCAGAAGAGAAAGTAGACAATCATGATCACGAAGATGAGCCGCACAGCCTTATGCTTCTTCTTCTCGTTGCGACACCGGAGCAGGGTTTTCAGGATTCCTGAGTAGCAGACAATCATCACAAGCAGGGGCAGCACCAGCCCCAAGATGACTATCTTTAAAGTTTGGAAATTCTTCCAGAAATGATACTGACTGGATGGGAAATGTGGGCTGCATGTATGACGAGAGCCTTCTTTTTGGGATTTAGTAAAGATAATTCCTGGGAGAGAGGCAAACACAGCCACCACCCAGGTGACCCCACTTGTCACCGCCCCAAAGGTGACTGTTCTGGCTTTTAAAGCAAACACAGCATGGACAATAGCCAGGTACCTATCGATTGTCAAGAGGATGATGAAGAAGATTCCACCAAAATAACCAATGAAATAGAACCCTGTGAATAGCTGGCACATTGTATTTCCAAAGACCCACTGGTCTGCAGCATAGTGAGCCCAGAATGGGACAGTGATGATGAACAGTAGGTCAGAGATGGCCAAGTTGAGCAGGTAGATGTCAGTCATGCTCTTCAGCTTTTTGCAGTTTATCAGGATGAGGAACACCAGCGTGTTACCCACAAAACCAAAGATGAACACCAGCGAGTAGAGTGGGGGCAGGAGCCGGGCTGCAACCTGCCTCACGTTGAGTTTTTGGCATGGCTCTGACATCCCATAATCAATGTCATAGGTGGGAGTTGATGTTTGATAATCCATTTTGCTTGACTCTGTAAATAAAGAAGAGCTGTTTTATAAAGTCCTAGAATGTCCTTAGCAGTCCGTCATGAATGCAATACTTcagtaggttttaaaaattgatgCATAGATTTCTACATTTAACTGAAGTACCTTTTTTGGTCAAACAATGAACTTTTTATATCAGTTTGGTGCTAGCTTCTCTGCGCTGggtttctgtggtggctcagatggttaagaatctgcctgcaatgctggagacctgggttcgatccctgggttgggaagatcccctggaggaggaaatggcaacccactctagtatttccatggttagaggagcctggcaggctacaatccatgaggtcatatgagtcagacatgactgagcgactgacactgtCTGCTTACTAGATGGAACACATCAGTCATCTCACCAAATAAAATCGGATGTTGCGTAGCCACGTGGAGTGAATGAAGCTGTGATAACAATGTCCAGAAATTGGGTCAGGAACTGTCCAACCATGTCTGTTCTTAAGCTGTCATCCCTGGAGTTAGCTTACACATAGCATCATTAGGAGCTTGCTGGTGATAATGAACAGTTCTCAAGGGCACTCTGcctgccaagcactgttctaagcttcattcattcagttaatcCTCAAGGTGACTCAGTGAGGCAGGTCAGGTTTATTGTCCCCGTTTTGCAAATAAGAACCTCAGAGCACAGAGAAGATGAATAACTTCCCCAAAGACCCACAGGGAGTAAGCAACTAATTTTGAAGGCAGGCAGTGCAGCCTGCAACTCTTAACTGCTATGGTCCCTGTCTTTCACTCCTTGGTGAGAGAACTACAAGCAGGATTGTCAGCCTGGAGCATTGATATAGTCAGAATGAAACAGTCTGATGCCCACGTCCCTGGAGAAGGTCATAGGAGCCAGCAGCCAGTTGTGAAATCCTGCTTGCCATTCTCACATTTTCTCTGAAGTTTGTAGTTTCTGAGCTGCTATGATTAAGGACGGCCTCCCCCAGTACATAAGAAATGGTCAAGTGGACAGTGTTTCATCTCCTCGCATGCATCCTGTGTTAGCTTAGTTCCTTCACAACCCACTAACTTGCCTGGTCTGTTTAGGTCCCACCGCTTGACTGAGAATTTTCTTTAATTAGTCCCTGTGAGACTCCAGCTCCCAGTACCTCAGATTAAGCAGCTGGGAAAAGCACACAGAAAAATCTCACCTTTAAATTCTGAGCCAGAAAAAGAATCATACACTAGATGTGCTATGAAAATTGATTTGATATTTATAACTTGTTATTAATTTGATCAATTTTCaggcttccttcttttcttggcAGAAATAAAAGGAGACTTAGACACAGCTTCTGGTGGGGCACATGTTCAGAGGGCATCCTGCTGAGGAGGTTTTACTTCTCCTCACCAAAAGATAATGTCTGTCAAAGTTTTGGCCAGTGATTATTCTCTGAAAGTatctttcttttgaaaagtgAGGGCTTTTTATAGTCTTTCATTCATAATCCTGTTTTGTATCTTTGATGTTATCACAGTCTGAAACTGATTCTAAActctttttccttacttaaagattatattttaagATAGTTCAATGAGCACCTGGTATATTTCTGATGTTTTCTATGGTTTCCTGTAAAGGCTTTTACTCATCACTCAAGCTGCACTAAGAAATAGGCAAAGTTAGCTGAGAGATGACTTACCGGGAGAGATTCTCGTAGGGGAACGGATGTCTCAACTCCTCTGACCAGCTGAGCTGTGCAAATCAAACATATAGACAGCATAAAAGTAGGAAATGCACAGTTTCTTCTGAGTTGGGGGCGGAGTTTCACTGAATAATTATCTGGCTGTGCAAAAAAAATCATCAGAGAacagccttcttttttttcttaaattgagcTTAAAATAGACTAGAAAATAGATCTCTAATCTGAAACTTTattcatgggtttccctgattATGcaatttctttttgcttctcagtTCACCCAACTACCCAAATGGTtagaaaaaagaaggaattaaagGATATTAGAACTGTAAGAACATTCATGAGCATCTAGTCAAAGGGCCACATGTTTTACTGAAAGAAACTGCTGTCCAAGAGGCAAATGATTTGTACTAGACTGCAGGGCTTATCAATGGGGAGGCTCCAAGGGTGAGAGATTCTGACCCACTTGCTATTTGTCTTCACGGAAGCCAGCTGAAACTGACTTTAAAGTGGGGGGAACATCTCGCATTAACCCTGTGATCCCTCttaaacctgggcttcccagttggctcagtgatgaagaacctgcttgctgatgcaggagatgtgggtttcatccctgggttggaaagatccctggaggaggaaatggcaagccgcttcagtattcttgcctgaaaaatccatggatggaggagcctggtgggctacatacagtccgtgGGTTTGCAAGAAATCTGATACAACTGATGGACTGAACATGCACGCCCCCCACTTTGTTCACTTCCCCACTACCCCCTCTTTCCTCCCacaactcacacacatacattcaccaCCCAATACTATTTTCCTCTGCAAACTACAATAACTGGTTGCTTAAGGGTTTTTACTGTATATTCACCCGTGAGCTAAACATGTTGCCCATCTTTCTCCAGCTCAAGTACCTTGGGGGCACATCATTATGAAACTTTAGCCTCCTCATCCACTATTTTGCAGCCCTCCAAGGCAGCAGGTATTTGTGGGTAGCTGTCCTATGCCAGGGACATAGGTAGCAGAGCCTCACACTCCAAGGATACAGTCTGTCTGGAATTTCTTTGAGAGTTTTTCAGCATGAAACAGGCAGCAAGTGGCAGAAGAAAAGGGTCAAGTTTAGGATTCTATTTCAATATCTGCAGTCaccccaggcttccttggtggttggTTACTTATCTAAAAACCTCAATTGTTGACAGCAGAACTGAGAACATAGAACAGAACTGAGAGCCAGCCCTGAGCCACAGGAGGGCCCTCTGCGTGCTTTTGTTTCCTCCGCCACAGGCTAAGAAACACACGCCAACACAGACTTGTGATCTGAGAAGACCCCAAACCTGTTGAAGTGGCCTCTGCAGTCAATTGCCTGAACTCAAAGCCTGACCCTACcctcagctttctcatttgtGGAATGGGCTGAATAATGGTGGTTGCTCCTTGGGCTTGTTGGGAGGATTGCTTGAGACATCCAAGTTGAGAATGCAACATATAATATACTCAAAAAACCATCAGACTCGTACTCATTCAGTGATCCTTTCTtagatttattatataaaattctaatagAATTGGTTTCCTGGGGCCCTTGTCAGCAAAGCAGAGGCTGAAAGGGAGAAGCTAATGGCTGGTGCTACAGGGTAGGGGGATGTGGCTGCTGGGGAAAGCCAGAAAGGGACAGAAAGGACCAGCCACTGGCAAGCACAGCCAGGGCAATGAGTCATGGAAAAATGTTCACGTTCATGCTCTATGTGGGTTCAAGAGACAGCAGTTGAGAACTGGACTCCAGTCACCAGGCTGGGCTTAATCCTCAGCTTTACTCTTTACCGCTTGATTTGTACAAGTTACTGAAACTctccagatcttagttttcttatctgtaaaacgggggccaaaaaaaaaccccaatcaCAAATGTACTTGACAGATCTGTGGTCAAGGTCAAACGACGGAACAAGTGTAGAGCCTGTTGTTGGTACCGGCTCTCTGTGGGCTAGTTAAGTGGTGACGTACAAAGTATGCTTGAGAAAGCATTTACAAAATGGGTAGCaaataaattaatacaaaatttCACAGGAAACAGGGAATATAATTTGAAGAGACCCTTGTGTGTTCACTGGTATTACACTGTGTAGAACTCTTGGTTGCTGCAGGACAAACATCATGTTTCTGTGTGTGGCTTTGGTTGCTTTGTCCTTCACCACGTGGACCTGGGGTTTGTTTGCCCTGTCTTCTGCGGGTTGTCATTGGGGTGGTTGTAGACTTGAGGGGACACTTACCCCCAGAGGGCAGTGTAGAGTAGTGAAGCAGGCTCAGGGTCACCCAGAAGGTGCGGCTGACTCATTGTGTGCCCTTAGCAAGATCCTACCCCTCCCTGAACTTCTGTTTCCTACATTGTCAAATTACGTGCTGGACTTTAGGGGCCCCAGGAGACCTCCCTCCTTAAATACAAAATGACTCCATGGCCAAGTTGCTTTGGAAAAGACACATTTGGGCAATACAGGGTGAGGATTCACAGGTGAAACGAGGAAGCACAACTTAGAGTGCGTGTCCCCTTTTAGGGGGACATTCGGGTCACCTTTTGGTATAGGGGTTCATTCCCGGGATGTGCAAGGAAGGGAGGACCCATGGGAACATCTTCAGCATTTAAGCAATGAATTGTTGCTCTGGATACAACAGCAAGGCAAACCAGTGACTTAGTTTCCCCATCTCTGCTTATCTTTTTACCTTGGCCCTTCCAGTTTCCAGGGCTCTGGTTCTGATATGCAGACCTTCAGACTCTCTGTAAGAAATGATCTTCTGGCTGGTTTGCCACTCTGGACTTGATGCCCAGCCCTCCGTCTGGGGTGCTGGCCAAGCTTTCACTAGCTGCTCCAGTTCGAATCTTTGCACCCAAGTTCTGAGGGCAGCTTCTCTCTGCTTGCCCACGCCATCTCTGGACCATGACTCAGAGTATCATGCACAAGATGGGGAGGACACTGACTCTTTCTTGGGTTCAGAGGGCCAACTGCATGAACTCAATGAACTGAAACCCGTGGGGCTCACACTGACTCTATCAATGTCAGCAGTGAGATGGGCTGAAAGAATAGCACATGAATCTCTTAGCTTTTAGAACATGTATCTAATTCTAAAACTAACACATCATGCTCATTGTATCAAgctaggaaaaacagaaaaatagaaactacAGAAAAAATTAGTCATTGTCTCACAATCTCAAAACAGTCTTTCTTAACACATGATGTATTTTAATCCAGACCTTTTCCCATGCATACTTTTTGATTAATTGTTCTCACACACATACCAGTTCTTTATGCTGCTCCTTTTTTTGGCTAAAGATTACAGTATAGGTGTGTACCCatgttattaaaaattctttataaataCATCACTTTAATTGTTACTTTGATTGATATGTAACTTACATGTAGCAGAAACATACTAGTCCTAAGTGTACATTTTGGGCAAGTTTGGATACACATACATCCCCGTCACCAGATGGTAGGGAGCAGCCCTGTCACCCCAGAACATGCCCTCATACCCTGCCCCACCTTGCAGGGGCCAGTCTGTCTTCAATGCATGAATGGGATGTACTTCTTCTATagcttcacataaatggaatcacaaaTGCTGTCCTGTTTCTGTCTGGCTCCTTTTGTTCAACCGAATGCAGTAACTGTATGTGACAGAGCTCTGTTGTTAGGTGAGCCCTTTCCCTGGGTCACTCACTTGTACAGCATGTTGTGGGTGTTGCTGTCAGTGCTCTGATATTTCCACCAAGGAGGAAGCTTCTAGTGTCCCTGAAGCCCTCTTCACCAGCAGAGCCAGAGAATCCCCACAGTTCtcaaagatacaggaagaatCCCCCATCCCCATCAGTGTTACATTTTGCACCTGTGTGCCTCAGCAGTGATGCTGGGGTCCCATGACTCCTCTTCATCTACTGCTTCAGACACCGTTCATGGTGAGCAGGGATGGGGGCCACCATGCTGTCCTCTCCATTCCCACTGTGTCTctccatttagttcagttcagtcgctcagtcgtgtatgactctgtgaacccgtggactgcaacacgccaggcttctctgtccgtcaccaactcccggaatttactcaaactcatgtccgtcaagtcagtgatatcatccaaccatctcatcttctgtcatcctcttctcctcccaccttcagttatttcccagcatcagggtcttttccaatgagtcagttcttcgcatcaggtggccaaagtattggagtttcagcttcagcatcagtccttccaatgaatattcaggactgatctcctttaggatggactggttggatctccttgcagtccagggggctctcaagagtcttctcccaacaccacagttcaaaagcatcaattctttggtgctttgctttctttatagtccaactctcacatccatacatgactactggaaaaatcatagctttgactagatggacctttgttagcaaggtaatgtctctgctttttaatatgctgtctaggtttgtcatagcttttccagggagcaagcgtcttttaatttcatggctgcagtcaccatctgcaatgattttggagcccaagaaaataaagtctgtcactgtttccattgttaccccatctgtttgccatgaagtgatggtcttagttttctgaatgttgagttttaagccaactttttcactctccttgtttcactttcatcattaagaggctctttagttcttcttcgctttctgccgtaagggtggtgtcatctgcatatctgaggttattgatatttctcccagcaattttgattccagcttgtgcttcatccagcccagcattccgcatgatgtactctgcatggaagttaaataagcagggtgacagtatacaggcttgatgtactcctttcccaatttggagccattctgtagttccatgtccagttctaactgttgcttcttgacctacatacagatttcttaggaggcaagtaaggtggtctggtattcccatctctttcagaattttccacagtttattgtgataaagtcaaaggctttggcgtagtcaatgaagcagatgtttttctggaattctcttgcttttttgatgatccagcagatgttggcaatctgatctctggtccctctggcttttctaaatccagcttgaatatctagaagtttcatggttcacatactgttgaaacctggcttggagaattttgaacattactttactagtgtgtgagatgagtgcaattgtgtggtagtttgagcattctttggcattgcctttctttgggattggagtgaaaactgaccttttccagtcctgtggccactgctaagttttccaaatttgctggcatattgagtgcaacactttcacagcattatcttttaggatttgaaatagctcaactggaattccatcaccttcagtagctttgttcttagtgatgcttgacttctcattccaggatgtctggctctaggtgagtgatcacatcattgtggttatctgggtcatgaagatcatttttgtatagttcttctgtgtattcttgccacctcttcttaatatcttctgcttctgttaggtccataccatttctgtcctttattgtgcccatc
This genomic stretch from Muntiacus reevesi chromosome 4, mMunRee1.1, whole genome shotgun sequence harbors:
- the CCR5 gene encoding C-C chemokine receptor type 5 — protein: MDYQTSTPTYDIDYGMSEPCQKLNVRQVAARLLPPLYSLVFIFGFVGNTLVFLILINCKKLKSMTDIYLLNLAISDLLFIITVPFWAHYAADQWVFGNTMCQLFTGFYFIGYFGGIFFIILLTIDRYLAIVHAVFALKARTVTFGAVTSGVTWVVAVFASLPGIIFTKSQKEGSRHTCSPHFPSSQYHFWKNFQTLKIVILGLVLPLLVMIVCYSGILKTLLRCRNEKKKHKAVRLIFVIMIVYFLFWAPYNIVLLLSTFQEFFGLNNCSGSNRLDQAMQVTETLGMTHCCINPIIYAFVGEKFRNYLLRFFRKYIASRFCKSCPVFQGEAPERVSSVYTRSTGEQEISVGL